One genomic segment of uncultured Desulfobacter sp. includes these proteins:
- the cfa gene encoding cyclopropane fatty acyl phospholipid synthase — protein sequence MKGEKAKQVIKSILTPLDIRINGNRPWDIQINNPKFYQRVMSGGSLALGESYMDGWWDCNALDEFFKRLLEYRIDKKSKSLKPALLWEMFKARVMNVQRGARAFIVGRRHYDTGNTLFKIMLDKGLNYSCGYWHNACDLNEAQTGKLDLICRKIGLEQGMTVLDIGCGWGGFAKYAAETYGVKVKGITVSKEQAGYAREQCKELDVNIELTDYHDLNEQFDRIVSIGMFEHVGWKNYKTFMKVVHRCLKDDGIFLLHTIAGNTPAKGTDPWIGAYIFPNSMLPSASQIFRAAEGTFILEDLHSLGRYYDRTLMAWYDNFTQNWDRLKDQYDMRFFRMWSYYLLSCAASFRSRRNQLWQIVFSKQGIDHVFRSEGELFI from the coding sequence GTGAAAGGAGAAAAAGCAAAACAGGTTATAAAAAGTATTTTAACCCCGTTGGATATCCGTATCAACGGAAATCGCCCATGGGATATTCAAATCAATAATCCCAAGTTTTACCAACGGGTGATGTCCGGCGGTTCATTGGCCTTGGGGGAAAGCTACATGGACGGCTGGTGGGACTGTAACGCCCTGGACGAATTTTTCAAACGACTCTTGGAATACCGGATAGATAAAAAAAGCAAATCCCTGAAACCGGCACTTCTTTGGGAAATGTTTAAAGCCAGGGTTATGAACGTTCAAAGGGGAGCCCGGGCGTTTATTGTCGGGCGACGGCATTATGATACCGGCAATACGCTTTTTAAAATTATGTTGGACAAGGGCCTGAATTATTCGTGCGGATACTGGCATAATGCCTGCGATCTGAATGAGGCCCAGACCGGGAAACTGGACCTTATCTGCCGTAAAATTGGGTTGGAACAGGGCATGACGGTGCTGGATATCGGATGTGGGTGGGGCGGATTTGCGAAATATGCTGCTGAAACCTATGGGGTTAAGGTCAAGGGAATTACCGTTTCAAAGGAACAAGCCGGGTATGCCAGGGAACAGTGCAAAGAGCTTGATGTAAACATCGAACTGACAGATTACCATGATTTAAATGAACAATTCGACCGGATTGTTTCCATCGGTATGTTCGAACATGTGGGATGGAAAAATTACAAAACCTTTATGAAAGTTGTCCATCGGTGCCTTAAAGATGACGGAATTTTCCTGCTGCATACCATTGCCGGAAATACCCCAGCCAAGGGTACGGATCCATGGATCGGCGCTTATATTTTCCCTAATTCCATGCTGCCGTCCGCCAGCCAGATTTTCCGGGCAGCAGAAGGAACGTTTATATTGGAAGATCTGCACAGCCTGGGACGGTACTATGACCGGACCCTTATGGCCTGGTATGACAATTTCACCCAAAACTGGGACCGGCTCAAAGACCAGTATGATATGCGGTTTTTCCGTATGTGGAGCTATTATCTGTTGTCCTGTGCCGCCAGTTTTAGATCCAGGAGAAACCAGCTGTGGCAGATTGTGTTTTCCAAACAGGGAATTGATCACGTTTTTCGCAGTGAGGGGGAGCTTTTTATTTAA
- a CDS encoding cysteine hydrolase: protein MMNGNNSKILTLKEALREPRKHRDMDLAMEPMDNYKKTPGGPNGQPLSFWSAWNLTDRPRRIALLLDDCQEEYRPYAGSVLPNIIKLVDTFRGAQSASDDVCIMWSAYTRTFDDGISNAMDRWYGPKGLRPEDPENAVYIFTGEPGMMPWSEIAPTQKEVSDGWFYHGKHLDMFWNFDEKGNSYLDEKLKGAGIDTIVLGGLWTDECILSTAYAGSSRGYDVVIAGDAVATATENQEIALKLAGGTIANVLSTDDIVKYMKNDFATGEPGAVKGTRHPDGRKE from the coding sequence ATGATGAACGGCAATAATAGCAAGATTCTGACACTTAAAGAGGCACTACGTGAGCCACGCAAACACCGCGATATGGATCTGGCAATGGAGCCCATGGATAACTACAAAAAAACGCCGGGTGGCCCAAATGGACAGCCCCTGAGCTTCTGGAGCGCCTGGAATCTGACGGACCGGCCACGCAGAATAGCCCTGCTTCTTGATGACTGCCAGGAAGAGTATCGGCCGTATGCAGGTAGTGTTCTCCCGAATATCATTAAACTTGTGGATACCTTTCGAGGAGCTCAATCAGCAAGCGACGACGTGTGCATTATGTGGAGTGCATATACCCGTACTTTTGACGACGGCATCAGCAATGCCATGGATCGATGGTATGGTCCCAAGGGCCTGCGTCCGGAAGACCCGGAAAATGCTGTGTACATTTTCACAGGTGAGCCGGGAATGATGCCCTGGTCGGAAATTGCCCCAACACAAAAGGAAGTGTCCGACGGCTGGTTTTATCATGGAAAGCATCTGGATATGTTCTGGAACTTTGATGAAAAAGGCAATTCCTATCTGGATGAAAAATTAAAAGGCGCCGGCATTGATACCATCGTACTTGGCGGCCTCTGGACGGATGAATGCATTCTCAGTACGGCTTACGCTGGCAGTTCCCGCGGTTACGATGTCGTGATTGCAGGTGACGCGGTGGCAACGGCAACAGAGAATCAGGAGATCGCTTTAAAGCTAGCCGGCGGCACTATCGCCAATGTACTGTCCACCGATGACATAGTAAAATACATGAAAAACGACTTTGCCACTGGAGAACCGGGTGCTGTCAAAGGTACACGCCATCCCGACGGACGAAAGGAATGA
- the nth gene encoding endonuclease III: MSVIIERLKAHYPVVNTQLDHTSAFELLIATILSAQCTDNQVNKVTKVLFTRYSDPGSLAGASLDDIKKIIFSTGFYNNKAKNIKACANKIQKEFNGKVPRNIKALTSLPGVGRKTANVVRSVCFNIQTIVVDTHVLRVSRRLELTDATDPVKVEFELMDVLPRHVWNDIGLQFIYLGRRICHARKPACGQCFFNDLCPSALKSVLSPDSKNSR; this comes from the coding sequence GTGTCGGTTATTATTGAAAGGTTAAAGGCGCATTATCCGGTTGTCAATACACAGCTTGATCATACGTCTGCTTTTGAACTGCTCATTGCAACCATTTTATCTGCCCAGTGCACGGATAATCAAGTCAACAAGGTGACAAAAGTATTGTTTACCCGCTACTCTGATCCGGGGTCCCTTGCCGGGGCAAGCCTTGATGATATCAAAAAAATAATTTTTTCCACCGGCTTTTACAATAACAAGGCAAAGAATATCAAGGCCTGTGCAAATAAAATTCAAAAAGAATTCAATGGGAAGGTCCCCCGTAATATCAAGGCATTGACCAGTCTGCCCGGTGTGGGAAGAAAAACCGCTAATGTGGTCCGGTCCGTATGTTTCAATATCCAGACCATTGTGGTGGATACCCATGTGCTACGGGTGTCAAGGCGTCTGGAGCTGACCGATGCGACAGATCCGGTTAAGGTGGAGTTTGAATTGATGGATGTTTTACCCAGACATGTGTGGAACGATATCGGGCTGCAGTTTATTTATTTGGGCCGACGGATCTGTCATGCACGAAAGCCCGCGTGCGGCCAGTGTTTTTTTAATGATCTGTGTCCGTCTGCTTTGAAATCTGTGCTTTCCCCTGATTCTAAAAACAGCCGTTGA
- a CDS encoding asparagine synthase-related protein encodes MNPIKSTRQVKALGLCSGGLDSILAALLLKAQSIDVTWISFETPFFDAKAAKKASKQTGIPLIVKDITDAYMEMIKAPKAGFGKNMNPCMDCHTLMFAEAGAMMAEIGADFLFSGEVVGQRPKSQTKNSLRYVEKNCGFEGLILRPLSAGLLPETIAEQKGLVDRSRLLSISGRSRKPQTALAKKYGITEYPSPAGGCLLTQKGYSQRLKDLLYVQKTEDKTQLHLLKYGRHFRLDSKSKLVVGRNKADNKQIMNFYDPKIHIRLRCTHLPGPDALIFGQADETALRLAATITSGYTKAPAGALTIISIFKKQETREIEVVTPESGAFHDLLIQTP; translated from the coding sequence ATGAACCCTATTAAAAGCACAAGACAAGTCAAGGCCTTAGGCCTCTGCTCGGGCGGGCTTGACAGCATACTGGCAGCCCTTTTACTCAAGGCCCAGAGCATTGATGTGACCTGGATCAGTTTTGAAACGCCCTTTTTCGATGCCAAGGCCGCAAAAAAAGCCTCGAAACAGACCGGCATCCCCTTGATTGTAAAAGATATCACAGATGCCTACATGGAAATGATAAAAGCACCCAAAGCAGGTTTCGGCAAAAATATGAATCCCTGCATGGACTGCCATACACTGATGTTTGCCGAGGCAGGTGCCATGATGGCGGAGATAGGGGCTGACTTTTTGTTTTCAGGTGAGGTGGTGGGACAGCGGCCAAAATCTCAAACAAAAAATTCCCTGCGCTATGTAGAAAAAAATTGTGGATTTGAGGGTCTTATTCTTCGTCCTTTAAGCGCAGGCCTGCTGCCCGAGACCATTGCCGAGCAAAAGGGGCTCGTCGACAGAAGTCGCCTTCTATCCATCAGCGGCCGGAGCAGAAAACCCCAGACCGCACTGGCAAAAAAGTACGGTATCACGGAATACCCATCTCCTGCCGGCGGATGCCTGCTCACGCAGAAGGGGTATTCCCAGCGGTTAAAGGATCTTCTATATGTCCAGAAAACAGAGGATAAAACCCAGTTGCATCTGCTCAAATACGGCCGTCATTTCCGCCTAGATAGCAAATCCAAACTTGTGGTGGGAAGAAATAAGGCAGACAACAAACAGATCATGAATTTTTATGATCCCAAAATCCACATCCGGCTTCGCTGTACCCACCTGCCCGGGCCAGACGCCCTAATTTTCGGACAGGCCGACGAGACCGCCCTGCGCCTGGCAGCCACGATCACATCCGGGTATACCAAAGCACCTGCCGGTGCGTTAACTATCATCAGCATCTTTAAAAAACAGGAAACAAGAGAAATAGAGGTTGTCACACCTGAATCAGGCGCATTCCATGATCTGTTGATACAAACACCCTAA
- the rlmN gene encoding 23S rRNA (adenine(2503)-C(2))-methyltransferase RlmN: MKDILDFTRQDLGDWFENKGIRRFRADQVFKWLYLKLAGSFEEMTDLGKPLREELAEHFSLGTLELENMETSVDSTKKFLHRLADGEYVESVLIPEKDHYTLCVSTQAGCAMNCKFCLTAKTGFKRNLTMGEIVGQVREARRYVAQQGMEPLFLSNIVFMGMGEPLANYDNLLRSLGVIFDTDFGMKFSSRKVTVSTSGIAPKIIQLGLDTEVNLAVSLNATDNELRSSLMPVNLTWPIEALLAACKKFDMKPRNKITFEYILMSGVNDSDSHARALARLLAPIRAKVNLIPFNEHAQAPFKRPSQDRINAFLTILLDRNMTAIVRKSKGDDISAACGQLKAARIDDA, encoded by the coding sequence ATGAAAGATATACTGGATTTTACCCGGCAGGATCTGGGTGATTGGTTCGAAAATAAAGGCATACGGCGTTTCAGGGCAGACCAAGTGTTCAAGTGGCTCTACCTGAAGCTTGCAGGCAGTTTCGAAGAGATGACCGATTTGGGTAAGCCGTTGCGGGAAGAATTGGCCGAACATTTTTCCTTGGGAACCCTGGAATTGGAAAATATGGAAACTTCTGTTGATTCAACAAAGAAATTTTTACACCGGCTGGCGGACGGGGAGTATGTTGAAAGCGTGCTCATACCAGAAAAAGACCATTATACCCTTTGTGTGTCCACCCAGGCCGGATGTGCCATGAACTGCAAGTTCTGCCTGACTGCCAAGACCGGGTTTAAAAGAAATCTGACCATGGGAGAGATCGTGGGTCAGGTTCGAGAAGCCCGCCGCTATGTGGCTCAACAGGGCATGGAGCCCCTGTTTTTGTCCAATATTGTGTTCATGGGTATGGGGGAGCCTTTGGCCAATTATGATAACCTGTTGCGCAGCCTTGGTGTGATTTTTGATACGGATTTCGGGATGAAGTTTTCTAGTCGAAAAGTAACAGTTTCCACTTCCGGCATTGCGCCTAAAATCATTCAGCTGGGCCTTGATACCGAAGTTAACCTTGCTGTGTCGCTTAATGCCACGGACAATGAACTACGTTCAAGTCTTATGCCGGTTAACCTTACCTGGCCCATTGAGGCATTGCTTGCGGCCTGCAAAAAATTTGACATGAAGCCCAGGAATAAAATTACCTTTGAGTATATTCTGATGAGCGGGGTCAATGACAGTGATAGTCATGCTCGTGCCCTGGCCCGCCTGCTTGCCCCTATTCGCGCAAAAGTTAATCTTATTCCATTCAACGAACATGCCCAGGCACCCTTTAAAAGACCTTCACAGGATCGAATCAACGCTTTTTTAACCATACTTTTAGACCGGAACATGACCGCCATTGTCAGGAAAAGCAAAGGGGATGATATCTCGGCGGCCTGTGGGCAACTCAAAGCGGCCCGGATTGATGATGCTTAA
- the ffh gene encoding signal recognition particle protein, whose translation MFDNLSDRLDSVFKKLKGHGTLTENNIEDGLKQVRLALLEADVNYKVAKNVISDIKARALGQEVMQSLTPGQQVIKIVNEEFTKMMGSTHQELNFATTGATSIMLVGLQGSGKTTTAGKLARFLRKNGRKPYLVPVDVYRPAAIDQLTKLGKQMDVPVFASTTDMKPLKICQDAKVAARDLGCDTLLIDTAGRLHLDDALMIELEEIKKGINPAETLLVADAMTGQDAVNIAGEFDKRLDISGFVLTKMDGDARGGAALSIKAVTGKPLKFIGVGEKTTALEPFHPDRMASRILGMGDTLSFIEKAVEAVDQKEAQALEKKFRKNQFTLDDFKNQMQQVRKMGSIKDLLGMLPGVNKKVLKDLNINDKEFIKIEAIINSMTPEERAKHAIIKAARKKRIALGSGTSIQDVNKLLKSYTQSMKMMKKFNKGGMKNLRGMLPF comes from the coding sequence ATGTTTGACAATTTAAGCGACCGGCTGGATTCTGTTTTCAAAAAACTTAAAGGACATGGAACCCTTACCGAAAATAACATCGAAGACGGCTTAAAACAGGTCAGATTGGCACTTCTGGAAGCCGATGTCAATTATAAGGTTGCAAAAAATGTCATTTCAGATATAAAGGCCCGAGCCCTTGGTCAGGAGGTCATGCAAAGTCTGACCCCGGGTCAGCAAGTCATCAAGATTGTAAATGAAGAATTTACAAAAATGATGGGCTCCACCCACCAGGAATTGAACTTTGCCACCACTGGGGCAACGTCCATTATGCTGGTGGGATTGCAGGGTTCCGGCAAAACGACCACAGCGGGCAAGCTGGCGCGGTTTCTGCGCAAAAACGGCAGAAAACCATATCTTGTGCCTGTGGATGTTTACCGCCCGGCCGCCATAGACCAGCTGACCAAGCTGGGAAAACAGATGGATGTGCCGGTATTTGCATCCACAACCGACATGAAGCCGCTCAAAATTTGCCAGGATGCAAAAGTTGCCGCAAGGGACCTTGGCTGCGATACCCTGCTCATTGACACCGCAGGGCGACTGCACCTGGATGACGCGCTCATGATCGAGCTTGAAGAGATTAAAAAGGGCATTAATCCGGCAGAAACGCTCCTGGTGGCAGATGCCATGACCGGCCAGGATGCGGTGAACATTGCCGGTGAATTTGACAAACGGCTGGATATTTCAGGCTTTGTGCTGACCAAGATGGATGGTGATGCCAGAGGCGGTGCGGCGCTGTCTATCAAAGCAGTGACAGGCAAACCGTTAAAGTTCATCGGTGTGGGTGAAAAAACCACTGCGCTTGAGCCCTTTCATCCGGACCGCATGGCTTCAAGGATTCTGGGCATGGGAGACACCCTGTCTTTTATTGAAAAGGCAGTGGAGGCGGTTGACCAGAAAGAGGCCCAGGCCCTTGAAAAGAAGTTTAGAAAAAATCAGTTTACCCTGGATGATTTTAAGAACCAGATGCAGCAGGTCCGCAAAATGGGGTCCATAAAGGATCTTTTAGGCATGCTGCCCGGGGTAAATAAAAAGGTGCTCAAAGATTTGAACATCAATGATAAGGAATTTATAAAAATAGAGGCAATTATCAACTCCATGACTCCCGAGGAACGGGCTAAACACGCAATCATAAAAGCGGCCCGCAAAAAAAGGATTGCCCTTGGCTCGGGAACATCAATTCAGGATGTGAATAAATTGCTTAAAAGCTATACCCAGTCCATGAAAATGATGAAAAAATTTAATAAAGGCGGCATGAAAAACCTTCGTGGCATGCTTCCATTTTAA
- the rpsP gene encoding 30S ribosomal protein S16 produces MAVKLRLTRKGTKKKPFYRIVAADIEAPRDGKFLEAIGTYDPMQDPAVVTLKQDRVQYWLEQGAKPSTTVKSILKKQSAESVSA; encoded by the coding sequence ATGGCAGTAAAACTTAGACTTACCCGTAAAGGCACCAAAAAGAAACCTTTTTACAGAATCGTTGCCGCTGATATTGAGGCACCCAGGGACGGTAAATTCCTTGAAGCCATCGGTACCTATGACCCCATGCAGGACCCCGCCGTTGTCACCCTGAAACAAGACCGGGTGCAGTACTGGCTGGAACAGGGTGCAAAACCATCCACAACGGTAAAAAGTATCCTCAAAAAACAGAGCGCTGAAAGCGTTTCTGCCTAA
- a CDS encoding KH domain-containing protein, producing the protein MKELIEYLAKALVDNPDEVQVSEVTGDQTSVLELKVAKEDLGKVIGKQGRSARAMRTILSAAATKMKKRTVLEIIE; encoded by the coding sequence ATGAAAGAGCTTATTGAGTATTTAGCAAAGGCATTGGTAGACAATCCCGATGAGGTTCAGGTATCTGAAGTGACAGGTGACCAGACTTCCGTGCTTGAACTCAAGGTGGCAAAGGAAGACCTGGGCAAGGTTATCGGTAAACAAGGCAGATCAGCCAGGGCCATGAGAACAATCCTAAGTGCCGCGGCCACAAAAATGAAAAAACGCACGGTACTGGAAATCATCGAGTAG
- the rimM gene encoding ribosome maturation factor RimM (Essential for efficient processing of 16S rRNA), with the protein MEFSDTWLTIGKVTGVHGLGGNLKVWSWAQSPDTFTQGLTVVLKNEDESLDPGREYIIARVGRYKKGVLLTLEGVNTREASEALVGKLVLVDKNNLPDLDEDTWYWEDLIGLKVVDACEGELGKVEQLFPTGADDILVVTDKTPQGKQEVLIPMNAVFIKDVNLDNGVITTELPEGFITD; encoded by the coding sequence ATGGAATTTTCGGACACCTGGCTGACCATTGGCAAGGTCACGGGCGTTCACGGCCTTGGGGGAAACCTCAAAGTGTGGTCTTGGGCCCAGTCGCCCGACACCTTCACCCAAGGACTTACCGTGGTGCTCAAAAATGAGGACGAGTCCCTGGACCCTGGCCGGGAATATATAATAGCCCGGGTCGGCAGATACAAGAAAGGGGTACTTTTAACTCTTGAAGGGGTTAATACCCGGGAAGCTTCGGAAGCCCTTGTGGGAAAACTTGTCCTGGTTGATAAAAACAACCTGCCGGATCTGGATGAAGACACCTGGTACTGGGAGGATTTGATCGGATTGAAGGTTGTGGATGCCTGTGAAGGGGAACTTGGAAAAGTAGAGCAGCTTTTTCCAACAGGCGCAGATGACATCCTGGTTGTTACGGATAAAACGCCCCAGGGCAAACAGGAAGTGCTGATCCCTATGAATGCAGTGTTTATCAAGGATGTAAACCTTGACAACGGTGTGATTACAACCGAGTTGCCCGAAGGGTTTATCACGGACTGA
- the trmD gene encoding tRNA (guanosine(37)-N1)-methyltransferase TrmD, which translates to MKFTVLTLFPEFLEAFFANGMMARALNRKVISADSINIRDFASDRHNSVDDRPYGGGSGMVMMPGPLEKAIDSARQRSSASLVVCLSPQGKPFTQARACELAAAQQDLILICGRYEGIDERVYTRQVDEEICVGDFVMTGGEIAAMAVIDAVARMIPGVLGSNESSQCESFMDNRLEYAQYTRPDIYEDMAVPGVLLSGNHEKIRQWRRRSALERTFIKRPDLFETRIPDNEEKEILWQWCRELEALIDK; encoded by the coding sequence ATGAAGTTTACCGTACTGACATTGTTTCCGGAATTTCTGGAGGCCTTTTTTGCCAACGGCATGATGGCCAGGGCTTTGAACCGGAAGGTTATCAGCGCTGATAGTATCAATATCCGGGATTTTGCTTCGGATCGGCATAACAGCGTGGATGACCGCCCCTATGGCGGAGGAAGCGGCATGGTAATGATGCCGGGGCCTTTGGAAAAAGCCATTGATTCTGCCAGACAGAGGTCAAGCGCCTCTTTGGTGGTGTGTTTAAGTCCCCAGGGCAAACCCTTTACCCAGGCCCGGGCCTGTGAACTTGCCGCAGCTCAACAGGACCTGATTCTGATTTGTGGCCGGTACGAGGGGATTGACGAACGGGTCTATACCCGCCAGGTGGATGAAGAAATCTGCGTGGGGGATTTTGTGATGACCGGTGGAGAGATTGCTGCCATGGCAGTGATTGACGCCGTTGCCAGAATGATTCCCGGGGTATTGGGAAGTAATGAATCATCCCAGTGTGAATCGTTTATGGACAACCGGCTGGAATATGCACAATACACCCGGCCTGATATATATGAGGACATGGCCGTACCCGGGGTGCTCTTGTCTGGAAACCATGAAAAAATTCGCCAGTGGCGCAGGCGCTCTGCCCTGGAACGAACTTTCATCAAGCGACCGGACCTGTTTGAAACCCGGATACCGGATAATGAAGAAAAAGAAATTTTGTGGCAATGGTGCCGGGAACTTGAGGCGTTGATTGATAAATGA
- a CDS encoding RNA methyltransferase produces MSSPLYLALIHYPVVNKNGQIIGSALTNMDLHDIARAGRTFGVTAYYVVTPYKDQRSLASQIMDHWTHGHGGTVNPARKSAVERIRVADTFEAVCNDIENEQGQTVVKVATSANTQSPTRSCRKLGQELKGNAPHVIVFGTAWGLAPEVINQCDHILEPIQGAGSYNHLSVRSAASIYLDRLING; encoded by the coding sequence ATGAGCTCACCTCTTTACCTGGCATTGATTCACTACCCGGTGGTCAATAAAAACGGGCAAATCATTGGATCAGCCTTGACCAACATGGATCTGCATGACATTGCCAGGGCAGGCCGGACATTTGGGGTAACTGCTTATTATGTGGTCACCCCTTATAAAGACCAGAGAAGCTTGGCCTCACAGATCATGGATCACTGGACCCATGGCCATGGCGGAACGGTTAATCCGGCACGAAAATCCGCCGTTGAACGAATCAGGGTGGCGGATACATTTGAAGCAGTCTGCAATGACATAGAAAATGAACAGGGGCAGACCGTGGTAAAAGTGGCCACCAGTGCCAATACCCAGAGCCCCACACGCAGTTGCAGAAAGCTTGGACAGGAATTGAAGGGTAATGCCCCCCATGTGATTGTGTTTGGCACGGCATGGGGGTTGGCACCGGAAGTGATCAACCAATGTGACCATATCCTTGAACCCATACAAGGGGCAGGATCATATAATCACCTAAGCGTCCGGTCCGCAGCATCCATATATTTAGACAGATTAATAAACGGCTGA
- the rplS gene encoding 50S ribosomal protein L19: MTANLIQKIEKEQMRLDIPDFDSGDTVKVHVKIREGEKERIQVFQGVVIKKTKGLSSARFTVRKISGGVGVERIFPLYSPAIDKIEVVTRGRVRRSKLYYLRNLRGKAARIKEKRFA; this comes from the coding sequence ATGACAGCAAATCTAATCCAGAAAATTGAAAAAGAACAGATGCGCCTTGATATCCCGGATTTCGACTCCGGGGATACCGTAAAGGTTCATGTAAAAATCAGGGAAGGTGAAAAGGAACGTATCCAGGTCTTCCAAGGCGTGGTCATCAAAAAAACCAAAGGCCTTTCCAGCGCCCGGTTCACCGTTAGAAAAATTTCCGGTGGCGTAGGTGTTGAAAGAATCTTCCCCCTGTATTCTCCTGCCATTGACAAAATTGAAGTGGTCACCCGGGGACGTGTAAGGAGATCCAAACTTTACTATTTGAGAAATCTGCGAGGCAAAGCTGCAAGAATCAAAGAAAAACGCTTTGCCTGA
- a CDS encoding ribonuclease HII: protein MPDSRGNVSADMLAFEKQAMLSGYKVIAGVDEAGRGPLAGPVVSAAVILPENFDVPGINDSKKLSEKKRETLFPMIQKHAIAFGIGLADHEEIDQINILQASLLSMKRAVEALSVTPNYLLIDGKFTIDCSIDQLSVIKGDALSLSIAAASILAKVARDRIMTDYDLQYPEYGFRRHKGYPTKAHKEAILTHGPCPIHRKSFKGVKDI from the coding sequence TTGCCTGATAGCCGCGGCAACGTTTCAGCCGACATGCTGGCCTTTGAAAAGCAGGCTATGTTGAGCGGATACAAAGTGATTGCAGGCGTTGATGAGGCCGGCAGGGGACCCCTTGCCGGCCCTGTCGTGTCTGCGGCGGTGATACTGCCTGAAAATTTTGATGTTCCCGGCATCAATGACTCTAAAAAGCTTTCTGAAAAAAAAAGAGAGACGCTTTTTCCAATGATTCAAAAGCATGCCATTGCCTTTGGCATTGGCTTGGCCGACCATGAGGAAATTGACCAAATCAATATTCTGCAGGCATCTTTGCTCTCCATGAAACGGGCAGTTGAAGCTTTAAGTGTTACACCGAATTATCTGCTTATTGACGGCAAATTTACCATAGACTGCAGCATAGACCAGCTTTCCGTTATTAAAGGGGACGCGTTGAGTCTGTCCATTGCAGCAGCCTCTATCCTGGCCAAAGTCGCCCGGGACCGGATCATGACAGACTATGATTTACAATATCCCGAGTACGGCTTTCGCCGCCACAAGGGTTATCCGACCAAAGCCCACAAAGAGGCGATCCTGACCCATGGTCCCTGCCCTATTCATCGCAAAAGCTTCAAGGGTGTAAAGGATATATGA
- a CDS encoding YraN family protein: MSFGGKQLGKKGELAARQFLLSRGYKILESNYSTPQFEIDIIAKNHDTLCFVEVKTRTGVRKGLPREGVTIAKQKKIIMGAQYYLSLNKIINTRVRFDVVEVLYKDSSHTACQITVIPNAFQGC, encoded by the coding sequence ATGAGCTTTGGGGGAAAACAGCTTGGAAAAAAGGGAGAGCTGGCTGCCCGGCAATTTCTTTTGTCCCGGGGCTATAAAATATTGGAATCCAATTATTCAACCCCACAGTTTGAAATCGATATCATTGCAAAGAACCATGACACCTTGTGCTTTGTTGAAGTTAAAACCCGGACCGGCGTTAGAAAAGGTTTGCCCCGGGAAGGCGTAACAATAGCCAAGCAGAAAAAAATTATCATGGGTGCCCAGTACTACCTGAGCTTAAATAAAATAATCAACACCCGGGTACGATTTGATGTGGTGGAAGTGTTATACAAGGATAGTTCTCATACCGCCTGTCAGATCACTGTAATCCCCAATGCCTTTCAAGGATGTTAA